In the genome of Candidatus Nanopelagicales bacterium, one region contains:
- a CDS encoding cold shock domain-containing protein: MPTGRVKFYDTDKGFGFLASDEGEDVFVHASALPAGTDALKPGSKVDFGIVDGKRGKQALSVTILEEAPSVSKAMRKPAEDMAPVVEDLIKLLDNLSNSLRRGRYPDDQKSKAVAKVMRAVANDLDA; encoded by the coding sequence GTGCCAACCGGGCGGGTCAAGTTCTACGACACCGACAAAGGCTTCGGGTTCCTGGCCAGCGATGAGGGCGAGGACGTCTTCGTCCACGCCAGCGCGCTGCCTGCCGGCACTGACGCGCTCAAGCCTGGATCGAAGGTCGACTTTGGCATCGTCGATGGCAAACGCGGCAAGCAGGCTCTCAGCGTGACGATCCTGGAAGAAGCCCCGAGCGTCAGCAAAGCGATGCGCAAACCAGCCGAAGATATGGCGCCGGTTGTCGAAGACCTGATCAAGTTGCTCGACAACCTCTCCAACAGCCTGCGCCGCGGCCGCTATCCGGACGATCAGAAGTCCAAGGCCGTCGCGAAGGTCATGCGGGCGGTTGCCAACGACCTCGACGCCTGA